One stretch of Pseudomonas sp. NC02 DNA includes these proteins:
- a CDS encoding CaiB/BaiF CoA-transferase family protein → MSGPLASLKVLDFSTLLPGPFASLLLADMGAEVLRIESPTRMDLLRVLPPHDQGVSASHAYLNRNKRSLALDLKQAEAVAIVRQLVADYDIVLEQFRPGVMERLGLGYEALKAINPKLIYVSITGYGQTGPYKDRAGHDINYLALAGIASYTGRQDSGPLPLGVQLADVGGGSLHAVIGLLAAVIARQHSGVGQYLDVSMTDCAFSLNAMAGAGYLACGVEPAWENQVLNGGSFYDYYRSREGRWLSVGSLEPAFMQQLCTALGCPELAAMGLSPKPEQQKALKLALQVEFEKRSFDELCELFAGIDACVEPVLNLSEAVEHPQLKARELVSQVPRGDGSSQAQMACPLKFSEGLPAARHIGAALGAHSDEVLAELGFSAQQIDDLRRAKVIQ, encoded by the coding sequence CCCACACGGATGGACCTGCTGCGAGTACTGCCGCCCCATGACCAGGGCGTGTCGGCCAGCCATGCCTATCTGAACCGCAACAAACGCAGCCTGGCCCTGGACCTCAAACAGGCCGAGGCGGTGGCGATCGTGCGGCAACTGGTGGCGGACTACGACATCGTCCTCGAGCAATTCCGTCCCGGGGTCATGGAGCGCCTGGGCCTGGGTTACGAGGCGTTGAAGGCGATCAACCCAAAGCTGATCTACGTCTCCATCACCGGCTACGGCCAGACCGGCCCCTACAAGGATCGCGCCGGCCATGACATCAATTATCTGGCCCTGGCAGGCATTGCCAGCTACACCGGGCGCCAGGACAGCGGGCCGTTGCCCTTGGGTGTGCAGTTGGCGGATGTGGGGGGCGGCTCGTTGCACGCGGTGATCGGTTTGCTGGCGGCGGTGATTGCCCGGCAGCACAGTGGGGTGGGGCAATACCTGGACGTGAGCATGACCGACTGCGCCTTCAGCCTGAATGCCATGGCCGGTGCCGGTTACCTGGCGTGCGGCGTGGAGCCGGCATGGGAGAACCAGGTGCTCAATGGCGGCAGTTTCTATGACTATTACCGATCGCGGGAAGGACGCTGGTTGTCGGTGGGCAGTCTGGAGCCGGCGTTTATGCAGCAGTTGTGTACGGCGCTTGGCTGCCCTGAATTGGCGGCAATGGGCCTATCGCCCAAACCCGAGCAGCAGAAAGCCCTCAAGCTGGCGCTGCAGGTCGAGTTCGAGAAACGCAGCTTTGATGAGCTGTGTGAGCTGTTTGCCGGGATTGATGCGTGTGTCGAGCCGGTGCTGAATCTGAGCGAGGCCGTTGAACACCCGCAGTTGAAAGCCCGGGAGCTGGTCAGCCAGGTGCCGCGGGGCGATGGTTCCAGCCAGGCGCAAATGGCCTGCCCGCTGAAGTTTTCCGAGGGCTTGCCGGCGGCCAGGCATATCGGGGCGGCATTGGGCGCTCACAGCGATGAGGTGTTGGCGGAGTTGGGATTCAGTGCTCAGCAGATAGATGATTTGCGGCGTGCCAAGGTGATTCAGTAG